AAGGACGTACGAAGGGCTTGCCGGCGGTTCGACGCATCGCTCCGCTGTCGCCTCGGGGTTCGGGTTTAGCGCGAGACGCTTTGCAGGCTGCAAAGATCGATCGGCGAGTCCGGAATATGAAGCCGCCGCTCCTGAGAGGGGAGCGGCGCTTGTGCACGCCGAAATCGTGCCCGGCCCGATTTGTGCCGGAAATCCGACCCGAGTGCCGGTTCCCAGACCATTCCTTCACGCCCGCCCTACCCCATGCCCGCCGACCAACCGCCGGCCCCGAGTCTCGACCGCGCCGCGCTTGCCATCCTGAGTGCGATGGTCTCGCTCATCGTGATCCTCACCGCCGTGCTGCTCGAAACCTCCATCCGACCGGCCGCGGACGGCGGCGGACCTGGCCCTTCGGCGGCCATCGCCGTCCAGCGATAGTCGGCGCGACGGCCGACCGGGCGCGGCCGGCCGGCGTCAGCGGCGGTTCCGGGTGTGGCCGTTGCCTCCTCCGCGCGGCACCGATTGGCGGGTGCGCACGACTGGCGCCTCGATCGGCTCGCCATGCAGGTGCGCCTCGACCATCCAGAGCCACTTGTCGATGCCGCGCGAGACCTCGGTCAGAATGTCGGCCGTATCGAGATCCTCCAGCTCATCCATCTCCTCGATTCCCAGGCGCACCGTGCGGCCGAACTGCGCCAGCACGTCGGACAGTGCCGCGACGTGCTCGCCGCCTGAATTGAGTGTGACCGGGTAATCCAGCAGCGACGTGCGTTCGGCCACCATGCGGGCCGTGCCCTC
This genomic interval from Gemmatimonadales bacterium contains the following:
- the dps gene encoding DNA starvation/stationary phase protection protein Dps; the protein is MANRTDTDLKLHPTKNDLAPDIRQQVIDLLNPRLADCIDLQTQCKQAHWNVKGLNFIALHKLFDEINEEVEDYVDLIAERIVQLGGTAEGTARMVAERTSLLDYPVTLNSGGEHVAALSDVLAQFGRTVRLGIEEMDELEDLDTADILTEVSRGIDKWLWMVEAHLHGEPIEAPVVRTRQSVPRGGGNGHTRNRR